A DNA window from Vagococcus penaei contains the following coding sequences:
- a CDS encoding type VI secretion protein ImpB: protein MYYDYSQEPNRDIMCIDVTSFYASVECRMRGLNPMTTMLVVMSKAENSGGLCLAASPMAKEKLGITNVTRKYDLPSHPDLIIVPPRMSLYLKFNQKLNDILRNYTSKDFHYIYSIDESFIDVSGSHLLFGTTHDIAKKIRQDIWNTLGLIVKIGIGPNPLLAKVCLDIAAKHNPNFIEQWTYECIPETLWKIDCLTDMWVLGLSYLKN, encoded by the coding sequence ATGTACTACGATTACTCACAAGAACCTAATCGTGATATCATGTGTATCGATGTAACAAGCTTTTATGCCTCTGTTGAATGCCGTATGAGAGGCTTAAATCCTATGACTACAATGCTTGTTGTTATGTCAAAAGCTGAAAATTCTGGAGGTTTATGTCTCGCTGCTAGTCCAATGGCCAAAGAAAAACTCGGGATAACTAATGTTACCCGCAAGTATGATCTGCCTAGCCATCCTGATTTAATTATTGTTCCACCACGAATGTCTCTATACTTAAAATTCAATCAAAAATTAAATGACATTTTAAGAAACTATACATCCAAAGATTTCCATTATATTTACAGTATTGATGAAAGTTTTATCGATGTTTCTGGTTCTCACCTACTATTTGGTACGACACATGACATTGCTAAAAAAATTCGTCAAGACATCTGGAATACATTAGGACTTATCGTTAAGATTGGGATTGGTCCTAATCCATTGTTAGCTAAAGTTTGTTTAGACATTGCTGCTAAACATAACCCCAATTTTATCGAGCAGTGGACGTACGAGTGCATACCTGAAACACTTTGGAAAATTGATTGTTTAACTGATATGTGGGTATTGGGTCTAAGTTATCTAAAAAATTAA